The genomic stretch CTTTCCTTTGCTGGCTTTTTCCTTCTTTTTGGTTTCTTGTGGTGGATCAAAGGTTTCAAAACCTGAATCATCCACTTATTTGTTTTTGAGCCAGGGAGGAGGTATTACCGGAAAATATGAAGGCTTCATTTTGTATGAAGACGGCAGGGTGAAAGTTACCGAAGGTGAAGGGCAAGAAAATCCAAAGCCAAAAGGTAAGTTGCCGAGCCGTGAGGTATCAATGATATTCGAAGCTTGGAACGTGCTTGATGTACAGGATAAAATTCCTTTTAAGCCTGGAAATATGAATTACAAAATTATATATGGTTCAGGTCCTGACCTTGTGATATTGGATTGGAGTGATGGCCAAAAGGTAGATACAGAAATTCAAGAGTTTTTTTCAGAAACCTACCGGAAACTTAGGAATGCTGAGTAGAAAAAGAAAAGCCTGTATAGAAATCAATTCTATACAGGCTTTTTAGGACGGGCAAGTGATTAAAGGATGTTAATCCAACATCACCTTTTGGGTGTACAGTGCATTGCCTTGCTGAATTTGTAGCAAGTACATACCTTTTGGTTTGCCCGAAATATCAAGACTGAAACTCTGGAAACCAGATTCCAAATCCAAAGATTTCTGAAGAATAACAGCTCCTTTGGTGTCTACTATTTTGGCAGTAGCCATTCCACTTTTTGGTGCATTTACATTGATGTTTAGCAAGCCAGTAGTAGGATTAGGGAAAAGAGAAACATCCTTAAGTTCAAATTCTTCTTCTCCAATAAACTCAGAGTCCATAATTATAATGTCGTCTATATAAGAGTTATCCCCAACTGAATTACCAGGATCTTCCGCTCTGCTTAGAAAGTGCTTTCCTTCTAAAGCAAGCTCAAATTGTGTTCCTGCATATTGATCGAGGTTAAAGTAATGGGTAGCAAAAGTGTCAGAGAAGTTACTGGTAGGGTGCATTTGGGTACCAACCTGAACGCCATCAATTGTAAGTCTTAAACTGCTTGCCAAAGTATTGGCATTGGTGCCCAAAAAGAATCTATACACCGTAGAGTAAGTTTGCTTTAGATCAAACTTCAAAGTAACATGGCTCATTGCTGAAGCATCAACGCACATGTACACTTTAGACAAAAATTCTTTATTCTTATCAAAGTTTTCAGTTTCATCATTTGGAATATCCAGATTGAATAAATCGGCATCGATACCCGAAAGAACTAAACCCCTAAATCCGGTGCTGCGACCATTAAAATGTAAATAAGTATCACCATTGCTTTCGGTTGCAGTGTGGTAAATTTTTTCTTCAGTGGCAGCCAATGAAGCTTCAAACGAAATACTGTCACCATCCACCATTGGATCTAATACTTTAATGATGTAATCACTTATAGTATCGTTTTCAGTCATATAATCTGAACTATAATTTGTCCAGAATTTAATGTTATAAGCACCAACATTAATAAAATCTTGCTTCGTATTAAAAGTGTAGGTTATTGTATCTCCACTGTTTATGGTGCTCCCGGCTATCAAGGTCTCGCTTACTGCATTGCTTCCGTTTACAGAATACCCTAATTGTATACTGTCGCCAGCCTCAATAGTGCTATCGCAACCTGAGCGGTAATAAATAAACTTTACCTCCATAGTTTCTTGAGTTCCAATTGAGCAACTATTTTTAGGAGAAAGTACTTCTAGTAGTTCTATATCATTGGAAAGGGTATCTGAACCGATACCTACAGCATGCCAAGCCTTGGCAATAAGATTAGCCTCATAAGAGCAACTTCCGTAAATATCTTCGGCAGCTGAAATAGATCCTCTTCTGGAGTCATAATACTCGGAACTCGGTGTAAGATAATAGGCTAGGTTTCGATAAGCGATCTCTGCAGCATTGTCAATTCCAAAACTATCCACTTGGTAAGCTGTCCCGTTATCGTTTGTTCCCGAGCCGCCCTCAGATAAAAGATAGAACCAGAAATTCTGAACGCCACTATTGTAATGAACACCTCCATTGTCTCCCGAGCCTGTGTACCAAGCTTGACCTAGATATGTATCTGGCTGGCTATAGGCTTTTGGGTTAGACATACTTCTTAGTAAAAAACTGGCTTTCCCTATATCCCAATCTGCAGCAGAGTCTAGGGCATGAAATTCTATGGCGGTTCCAAAAATGTCACTAAATGACTCATTCAGAGCACCAGGTTCGTATGCGTAAACCAGGTTGGCACTGTATTCTGTTACACCATGGGCAAGCTCGTGACCAACCACATCTATAGAAATGAGGGGGTCACCACTGCCGTCACCATATCGCATGGCTACACCGTTCCAACTTGCATTTCGCCAAGCCTGATCCCAGTGTACGTAACTTACTATCTTAGATCCTAATCCGTCATAACTATCACGATTATGCTCACTTAAAAAATAATCATAAGTCATACCTGCGCTCCAGTGCGCATCAGTGGCAGCCTCGTCTATTTGTGCGTTTACATTATCCCAGTAATTGTCATCATCTTCAAAATCTACCGAGTTTTGAAATGAAGTTCCTGTTTGTGCATTCAAAGTTTGTACACCACCTCCGCGAGTTACATCGTTCAAAACATACTTGTTGGTAGAAACTGAATCGGTAATAATGTTTTGGGTGCCGTGATATTTGGTTTCAGCTTGGCCGTGTGCGGTTGCGGAATGACATCTGTTTTGTTCCCAAAGTAGGTTTCCTGTATTGGCATCAATGTAAAATAAACGGTGATCATCGGTAGCTTCAAAAAACAGGTCAAGTTTGTAAGCTAGTTTGTAATTTTCTCCATTTTGTGAAAACTGGGGGTCGAGCCAAACCAGTTCTTCTTTTGGTGCAAAACTAGCGTTTGGGTTACCCTTTACGTCTTTGAGCCAAGCTTCCATGTATGGGTCTTCCCAATAAAAGGAATTAGCTTCGGTAAGTTGTTTTGCGGTGTTTAAGGCATCTTTAAAAGATACTGTGGCAACTGGCGATCCTTGTAAAGATTTAACCAAACGTCCATTGGCTTTATATAAAGTGTTTCCTCTGCTGTGAAGAATAAATTGTGCCCCTTCTACTTTTACACCTTTATAAAACTGTTCATACCTGATGTGATTTATACCTAAATCATCCTCTTCCCTTTTTAGCTCGATGAAGGAATAATTTGCATCAAAGCCCATACTCTCTTGATACGTTTGAAAGAATGTATCGGGAGTGATATTTTGACCATTATGAAAGCTCCACCAGTTTTCTTGTTGGTCTGAACTGGCAATTTCCATAATAGATTGCTGTGCAACAGCAGATGTACCGATTGTAAGGAATAAAACGGCCTTGATAATGTTATGCATAGAGAATTAACTGTTTAATGTCATTTTTAGGGAAGCGCAATATACTGTAAACTAGTATTTAGTATTTATTATGAGTGGACTTGGAATCAGTTTAATAGATAAACGTGATAAGAGACAATTTGGATCCTTTTAAGGAAGTATGGACTCTCTTTTCTGAGATTGGTTTAAATAGTTACATAATATTGATTTATAGGTAGCCTGATTAATCGTCTAAATCACGAGCTTCCCTTTGCTATTATTATGTTGATCAGTTACCTCAAAATGAACAGAATATTGTCTAAAGGTTAAGAATAAAGTATCTTTGCACCGTCCTGCGAAAGCGGGATAAATTATTTTAATATGTCAAGAAAAACAGCGCTAATAATATTAGATGGATGGGGGATTGCCAAAGATCCATCGGTGTCGGCAATTGATAAGGCCAACACTCCTTTCGTAGATTCTCTTTATACCAACTATCCACATTCACAGCTCGAAGCTTCTGGTTTGGCCGTTGGTTTGCCCGAGGGACAAATGGGAAATAGCGAAGTGGGCCACATGAATCTGGGTGCCGGTCGCGTGGTGTATCAGGATTTGGTGAAGATAAATCTTGGTGTAGAAGATGGCTCGTTGACAAGTCAACCCGTACTTCAGGATGCTTTTGAATACGCTAAAACGAATCGTAAAAAAGTACACTTTATTGGCCTGTTATCTGATGGAGGCGTGCACTCTCATATCAATCACCTTAAAGGGCTTACTACCGCTGCTGCGGAAAAAGGTCTTAAAGATGTGAAAATACATGTGTTTACTGATGGTCGTGATACAGACCCAAAAGGGGGTGCTAAGTATGTTGCAGATTTAGAAAATCATTTAGAGAAAACCACAGGAAAGATTGCTTCGGTTATTGGTCGCTATTACGCGATGGATCGTGATAAAAGATGGGAACGCGTTAAGCTAGCTTATGACCTTTTGGTAAATGGAGTTGGTGAAACATCCAATTCAGCAACAGAGGCTATTCAGGCGTCATATGATGCAGGCATTTCGGATGAATTCATTAAGCCGATCGTAATTGATAAGGCAGGAATGATTGAGGAAGGTGATGTGGTAATTTGCTACAACTTCCGCACAGATAGAGGTCGTCAAATTACAGAGGCACTTACCCAGCAAGATTTTCATGAGCAGAATATGCACAAGCTGGATTTGTATT from Owenweeksia hongkongensis DSM 17368 encodes the following:
- a CDS encoding M4 family metallopeptidase, encoding MHNIIKAVLFLTIGTSAVAQQSIMEIASSDQQENWWSFHNGQNITPDTFFQTYQESMGFDANYSFIELKREEDDLGINHIRYEQFYKGVKVEGAQFILHSRGNTLYKANGRLVKSLQGSPVATVSFKDALNTAKQLTEANSFYWEDPYMEAWLKDVKGNPNASFAPKEELVWLDPQFSQNGENYKLAYKLDLFFEATDDHRLFYIDANTGNLLWEQNRCHSATAHGQAETKYHGTQNIITDSVSTNKYVLNDVTRGGGVQTLNAQTGTSFQNSVDFEDDDNYWDNVNAQIDEAATDAHWSAGMTYDYFLSEHNRDSYDGLGSKIVSYVHWDQAWRNASWNGVAMRYGDGSGDPLISIDVVGHELAHGVTEYSANLVYAYEPGALNESFSDIFGTAIEFHALDSAADWDIGKASFLLRSMSNPKAYSQPDTYLGQAWYTGSGDNGGVHYNSGVQNFWFYLLSEGGSGTNDNGTAYQVDSFGIDNAAEIAYRNLAYYLTPSSEYYDSRRGSISAAEDIYGSCSYEANLIAKAWHAVGIGSDTLSNDIELLEVLSPKNSCSIGTQETMEVKFIYYRSGCDSTIEAGDSIQLGYSVNGSNAVSETLIAGSTINSGDTITYTFNTKQDFINVGAYNIKFWTNYSSDYMTENDTISDYIIKVLDPMVDGDSISFEASLAATEEKIYHTATESNGDTYLHFNGRSTGFRGLVLSGIDADLFNLDIPNDETENFDKNKEFLSKVYMCVDASAMSHVTLKFDLKQTYSTVYRFFLGTNANTLASSLRLTIDGVQVGTQMHPTSNFSDTFATHYFNLDQYAGTQFELALEGKHFLSRAEDPGNSVGDNSYIDDIIIMDSEFIGEEEFELKDVSLFPNPTTGLLNINVNAPKSGMATAKIVDTKGAVILQKSLDLESGFQSFSLDISGKPKGMYLLQIQQGNALYTQKVMLD
- the gpmI gene encoding 2,3-bisphosphoglycerate-independent phosphoglycerate mutase — its product is MSRKTALIILDGWGIAKDPSVSAIDKANTPFVDSLYTNYPHSQLEASGLAVGLPEGQMGNSEVGHMNLGAGRVVYQDLVKINLGVEDGSLTSQPVLQDAFEYAKTNRKKVHFIGLLSDGGVHSHINHLKGLTTAAAEKGLKDVKIHVFTDGRDTDPKGGAKYVADLENHLEKTTGKIASVIGRYYAMDRDKRWERVKLAYDLLVNGVGETSNSATEAIQASYDAGISDEFIKPIVIDKAGMIEEGDVVICYNFRTDRGRQITEALTQQDFHEQNMHKLDLYYVTMTRYDDTFKNIKVIYEKDNLTETMGEVLAKAGKKQIRIAETEKYPHVTFFFSGGREEEFEGEKRIMRSSPKVATYDLKPEMSAYELRDAIIPELKKGEVDFICLNFANPDMVGHTGVMEAAIKACEVVDECTKDVVEAGLKNDYTFIIIADHGNSDCMVNADGSPNTAHTTQPVPCFLVSNDYKGKIGNGKLGDVAPTLLELMDIAQPESMTGVSFLIK